Genomic window (Alteromonas pelagimontana):
ACCAATGTCCGTTGGGTTCAGGCGCACTGGCAGGCACCACCTACCCGGTTGATCGGGAAAATATCGCCAAAGAACTGGGTTTTAGCTCACCCTGCCTTAATAGTTTGGATGCGGTATCCGACAGAGACTTTGTGTTAGAACTGCTATTTTGTGCCAGCACCAGCATGATGCATCTGTCTCGTATGGCAGAAGATCTGATTTTTTATAATTCAGGCGAAGCGGGATTCTTGCAGCTAGGGGATTCCGTAACATCGGGTTCTTCATTGATGCCGCAAAAGAAAAATCCAGACGCACTGGAGCTGATCCGCGGCAAGTGCGGCCGTGTGTTTGGCAGCTTGCAAGCTTTGCTGGTTACCATGAAAGGGCTGCCGTTGGCATACAACAAGGATATGCAGGAAGACAAAGAAGGCGCCATTGATACAGTAAACCAGTGGCACTGCTGTTTGTGCATCGCCAGCGAAGTGCTGGATTCGCTGGATATTAACGAAGCCCGTTGTCGGGAAGCCGCTACACAAGGTTACGCCAACGCAACAGAACTGGCGGATTACCTCGTAGGCAAAGGCATTCCATTTAGAACGGGACATGATATCGCCGGTCAAGTGGTGGTAGCGGCGATTAACGCGGGCTGCGCTATTGAAGATCTACCGTTGTCGGCGCTGCAAGCCGTGTGTGAAAAAATTGATGACGACGTCTATCCGGTACTGCAACTGGAATACGGCGTAAATAAACGCAATATACTCGGTGGAACCAGTGCCGAAACGGTGACAAAAGCGCTGTATCAGGAACTGGAAAACCTGGATAAATTAGGATAAGTATTCCCTATGGTGCTGTCCCATTACGATGGAATTAAGCTGTTTCGTAGTTCATTGCCTTACATTAATGCGCATCGGGGCAAAACCTTTGTCCTGATGTTCGGCGGCGAGGCCATTGAACATAGTAACTTTGCCAATATCATCCATGATATTGCTCTGCTCAACAGTCTGGGCGTGCGCGTTGTTATTGTGCACGGTGCCAGGCCTCAGATAGATCAACGTGTGGCCCTGCGACAAATTGAAGGGCGCTTTGCTGATGCTGTACGCATCACCGACAAACAAACATTAGAATGTGTAAAAGACGCTGCCGGGTCAGTGCGGTCTCAAATTGAAGCGTTGTTCACTATGGGGTTGCCCAATTCTCCGATGCATGGCGCGCAAATTCGCGTGGCGTCGGGCAATCTTGTGGTAGCTAAACCCATGGGCGTGCGTGGTGGTATTGACTTTGAAAACACCGGTCTGGTTCGGCGTATCGACACTACTGGCATTAATGATCATCTGAACGATGGTTCCATTGTCCTGCTTTCACCCATGGGATATTCC
Coding sequences:
- the argH gene encoding argininosuccinate lyase, giving the protein MALWGGRFAADSSSMFRQVNDSLPFDQVMATQDMQGSIIWSRALKKAGVLTADEQSQLEAALTTLKTQAENGELDFAASPEEDIHSFVEAALIEKLGDIGRKLHTGRSRNDQVATDFRLWVREHIGSLKADLIGVIRSLLNTASRHQQAILPGYTHLQRAQPIHFAHWCLAYVEMFKRDLSRLSDLKKRMNQCPLGSGALAGTTYPVDRENIAKELGFSSPCLNSLDAVSDRDFVLELLFCASTSMMHLSRMAEDLIFYNSGEAGFLQLGDSVTSGSSLMPQKKNPDALELIRGKCGRVFGSLQALLVTMKGLPLAYNKDMQEDKEGAIDTVNQWHCCLCIASEVLDSLDINEARCREAATQGYANATELADYLVGKGIPFRTGHDIAGQVVVAAINAGCAIEDLPLSALQAVCEKIDDDVYPVLQLEYGVNKRNILGGTSAETVTKALYQELENLDKLG